The Vicia villosa cultivar HV-30 ecotype Madison, WI linkage group LG1, Vvil1.0, whole genome shotgun sequence genome includes a region encoding these proteins:
- the LOC131621433 gene encoding uncharacterized protein LOC131621433: protein MAGLTYPFGSPNRLDVVKDLIWKVYVPFNIKAFGWRILINRLPTKDLLMGRGILLSIENSLCAFCGSIPESCDHSFFKCKEVGVVWREIAVWVGKPIGGLEEDCHQSFMDWFLFCKEKKVKESKCGVLWLAIVWTFWLSRNGFCFRNEGWDVDNTVWKIKSVLWKWSFFGEITHPIYSFYEFTKDPLFFLS, encoded by the coding sequence ATGGCCGGCTTAACTTATCCTTTCGGTTCTCCGAATAGACTCGATGTTGTGAAGGATTTAATTTGGAAGGTGTATGTGCCGTTTAATATTAAGGCCTTTGGTTGGAGAATTTTAATTAATAGATTACCAACTAAGGACTTATTGATGGGAAGGGGTATTCTTTTGTCAATAGAGAATTCTTTGTGTGCTTTTTGTGGTTCCATTCCGGAAAGTTGTGATCATTCTTTTTTCAAGTGTAAAGAGGTGGGTGTGGTGTGGAGAGAGATAGCGGTTTGGGTTGGAAAACCGATTGGtggtttggaagaagattgccATCAAAGCTTTATGGATTGGTTCCTCTTTTGTAAAGAAAAGAAAGTTAAGGAAAGTAAATGTGGGGTGTTATGGTTAGCCATTGTGTGGACTTTTTGGTTATCTAGAAACGGCTTTTGTTTCCGCAATGAAGGTTGGGATGTTGATAATACGGTGTGGAAAATCAAGTCTGTGTTATGGAAGTGGTCGTTTTTTGGAGAAATTACGCACCCAATATATAGTTTCTATGAGTTTACTAAAGACCCATTGTTTTTTCTCTCATAG